A window of the Candida orthopsilosis Co 90-125, chromosome 1 draft sequence genome harbors these coding sequences:
- a CDS encoding Hap2 CCAAT-binding factor: MTSLQSSTFYDHQSHTNDQQQPQQPSQQQQQQQQQQQQQPQQQSSTGEVPPSIPASYYATLDGGVSPTSSTTSSYFDNIDYQNHNNTHQDQNQPQYQHQQHQQHHPQQPHLQHIPSDSSMSVHRPATTTIPNGSNSDILDNNTPIGDNNMDQAVPPTSEDPTPGPNSDPTAATATSTEQPFYVNAKQYHRILKRRIARAKLEENLKIARIRKPYLHESRHKHAMRRPRGQGGRFLTASEIAELEKKKKQEELEVKQNQEQSGEGEGIGEVGGTANNDGNSGVTDSTNNTTGGDTNTNKGIKTEPTWGDSQQTHENEVSGNGNIVKEELNQVGSNGITHSTETTTVKQEQHSIS, translated from the coding sequence ATGACTTCATTACAATCCTCCACGTTTTATGACCATCAATCGCATACCAATGATCAGCAGCAACCACAACAGCCActgcagcagcagcagcagcaacaacaacaacagcagcagcagccacaacaacagaGTTCCACAGGGGAAGTACCGCCACTGATACCTGCTTCATACTATGCGACATTGGACGGTGGTGTATCTCCGACATCAAGTACGACATCTTCATATTTCGATAACATTGACTACCAGAACCACAATAATACACACcaagatcaaaatcaaccacaatatcagcaccagcaacaccaacaacaccaCCCACAACAacctcatcttcaacatatTCCATCCGACTCTTCAATGAGCGTCCATCGtccagcaacaacaacgatACCAAATGGTTCCAACTCAGATATACTCGACAACAACACGCCAATAGGAGACAACAACATGGACCAAGCAGTACCACCAACATCCGAAGATCCTACACCTGGCCCCAATTCTGACccaacagcagcaaccGCAACATCAACAGAACAGCCATTTTACGTTAATGCTAAACAATATCATCGTATATTAAAGAGACGTATAGCAAGAGCtaaattggaagaaaatttaaaaattgcGAGAATAAGGAAACCATACTTGCATGAATCAAGACATAAACATGCAATGAGAAGACCTAGAGGACAGGGCGGGCGGTTTTTGACTGCGAGTGAAATTgctgaattggaaaagaagaaaaaacaaGAGGAATTGGAAGTTAAACAGAACCAGGAGCAAAGTGGGGAGGGAGAAGGTATCGGAGAAGTAGGTGGAACTGCCAACAACGATGGTAATAGTGGAGTAACTGACAGTACAAATAATACTACTGGTGGAGATACAAACACCAATAAAGGCATTAAAACTGAACCCACTTGGGGAGATAGTCAACAGACACATGAAAACGAAGTTAGTGGAAATGGGAATATAGTGAAGGAGGAATTGAATCAAGTTGGAAGTAATGGTATCACCCATTCGACAGAAACAACCACTGTAAAACAAGAGCAACATAGCATAAGCTGA
- a CDS encoding Vrg4 GDP-mannose transporter, with the protein MGIISAYLIGQTVYLIKRKVFNKHNTASDMEKGNTPSAGHSLASTITNSGPISIFAYCLSSILMTVTNKFVVSGFNFNLNFLLLAVQSIVCIFTIGTLKTFGIITYRQFNKDEAKKWSPIAFLLVGMIYTSSKALQYLSIPVYTIFKNLTIILIAYGEVIWFGGKVTTMALSSFLLMVFSSVIAYYGDKGEAKTVDDQFQLYLGYFWMFTNCFASAAFVLIMRKRIKLTNFKDFDTMYYNNLLSIPILLVFTFLFENWSPENLEKNFPADNRVATIVAMILSGASSVGISYCSAWCVRVTSSTTYSMVGALNKLPIALSGLIFFNAAVNFWSVSSIFVGFVAGLVYAVAKQKQQKEAQGLPTTK; encoded by the coding sequence ATGGGAATTATTCTGGCTTACTTAATTGGTCAAACTGTATATTTAATCAAACGgaaagttttcaataagCACAACACAGCATCAGATATGGAGAAAGGAAACACGCCTAGTGCAGGTCACTCATTGGCCAGTACGATCACCAACTCAGgtccaatttcaatctttgcCTATTGTTTATCATCGATTTTAATGACTGTTACTAATAAATTTGTTGTAtctggtttcaatttcaatttgaatttcctTTTATTGGCGGTACAATCTATTGTTTGTATCTTCACCATTGGTACTTTAAAAACATTTGGTATTATTACCTATAGACAATTCAATAAAGACGAAGCTAAGAAATGGTCACCTATTGCATTTTTATTAGTTGGAATGATTTatacttcatcaaaagcTTTACAGTATTTATCAATTCCAGTTTACActatttttaaaaatttgacaattaTTTTGATTGCATATGGTGAAGTTATTTGGTTTGGAGGTAAGGTCACTACTATGGCTTTAAGTtcattcttgttgatggttTTCTCATCAGTTATTGCTTATTATGGTGACAAAGGTGAAGCCAAGACTGTTgatgatcaatttcagttATATTTGGGTTATTTCTGGATGTTTACTAATTGCTTTGCTTCAGCTGCATTTGTTTTAATTatgagaaaaagaattaagttgaccaatttcaaagatttcgACACCATGTACTACAACAATCTTTTATCGATCCCAATCTTGTTGGTTTTCACctttttatttgaaaattggtCACCagaaaatttggaaaagaatttCCCTGCTGACAATAGAGTTGCTACTATCGTAGCTATGATTTTAAGTGGTGCCTCATCGGTTGGTATTTCTTATTGTAGTGCTTGGTGTGTTAGAGttacttcatcaactactTATTCCATGGTTGGTGCTTTGAATAAATTACCAATTGCATTGAGTGGgttgatttttttcaatgctGCTGTCAATTTCTGGTCAGTTTCATCCAtctttgttggatttgttgCTGGTTTGGTTTATGctgttgcaaaacaaaagcagCAAAAAGAAGCTCAAGGTTTACCAACCACCAAGTAG
- a CDS encoding Cse1 protein (S. cerevisiae homolog CSE1 has importin-alpha export receptor activity, has role in protein export from nucleus and localizes to nuclear envelope), with amino-acid sequence MSVENSLESIPTILEQSLIPQYSNQAEKTLKSIENEPGFSINLLHIIASTNLSNSVRLAAALYFKNLVKRKWITEDGTNYLLPLEDVTKIKFEIIDVMIHLPNQLQIQIGEAITLIAECDFPHNWPNLIDTLVSKLSLTDFVNNKAILLVSHSIFKKWRPLFRSDELFLEIKLVLEKFVEPFLKLFIELDHLIDKSKDNEAQLGIYFENLLLLMQIYYDFNCQDIPEFFEDHMNELMNIVHKYLVYDNPLLLKKDEDEEVDVLIKVKTSIIELLSLYVTRYADVFEPLIQTFITSVWDLINNFVTKQPKFDLLVVKALHFLSSIIKIPTYQSLFQSEQSVNEIIEKIILPNIMLRENDEETFEDEPILYVRSDLEGSDFDSRRKSATDFLRELKELNSELLTTTVMKYVNQFLSFATNDWKNKDTAIYLFSSLATKGSVTNVGVTSTNVLVDVVDFFSKNIAHDLESNEVHPILQVDAIKYIFTFRNQLTKEQLLITIPRLISHLEVNSNVVVYTYSAITIEKLLSMTNFSQGHQPVFNKNDIEPFVTPLLTKLFNLILMNSVSSPEKLAENEFLMKCIMRVLNTCEDSFTERVPIIDQLLQILKITAKNPSNPKFSHYTFESLALLFKYGAQQDSKNINQYIEHAIPGLLNILSEDVQEYVPYTFQILAYLLENYPKSGGLPETYKSLIQPLMSPSVWQFKGNIPGITRLLISILEHDPTFFVEANHLTPLLGVFQNLLASKANDTYGFDLIQSILFNVPLTSLQPYLSNIARLILTRLQKSRTDKFVKRFVVFLNVVTTVNLSDVKYTNSDAISGGDFIIQLIDSVQSGLFGQIYSSFMLSTSSVLANLQDKKIVNIGISVLLTNPNFQSHYSNLVVDTIERLIENLNSYEGIAKGNTSAVSNGANIAVGSVSTGGLNELDSDLSTFGSHYSKLAAIANSPFDPLSSQIKNNDFELIKSTILANIKKVDGSILNQLNGDTQTLLQKMAY; translated from the coding sequence ATGTCAGTTGAAAACTCATTAGAATCGATCCCAACGATCTTGGAGCAATCATTGATCCCACAGTATTCCAATCAAGCAGAAAAGACCCTCAAATCAATCGAAAATGAACCGGGTTTCTCCATCAACTTACTACATATCATTGCATCGACAaatctttccaattcagTTCGATTAGCAGCAGCATTATATTTTAAGAACTTAGTGAAGAGAAAATGGATTACTGAAGATGGAACCAACTATCTTCTACCATTGGAAGATGTCaccaaaattaaatttgaaattattgatgTTATGATTCACTTaccaaatcaattacaaattcaaattggtgaagCAATTACATTAATTGCTGAGTGTGATTTCCCTCATAATTGgccaaatttgattgatacTTTGGTTTCCAAATTATCTTTAACTGATTTTGTCAATAACAAAGCAATCTTGTTAGTTTCacattcaattttcaaaaaatggCGACCACTTTTCCGTTCAGATGAATTATTTTTAGAGATTAAATTagttttggagaaatttgttgaaccatttttgaaactatttattgaattggatcatttgattgataagCTGAAGGATAATGAAGCTCAATTGGGgatttattttgaaaatttattgttattgatgcAAATTTATTATGATTTTAATTGTCAAGATATTCCTGAGTTTTTTGAAGATCATAtgaatgaattgatgaatattgTTCATAAATACTTGGTTTATGATAACCCTTTactattgaaaaaggatgaagatgaggaagTTGATGTATTGATTAAAGTCAAGACATCAATTATTGAGTTGTTGTCATTGTATGTAACAAGATATGCTGATGTTTTTGAACCATTGATTCAAACTTTTATTACATCGGTTTGggatttgatcaacaattttgtcaCCAAACAACCTAAATTCGATTTATTGGTGGTTAAGGCTTTACActttttatcatcaattatcaaaattcCCACCTACCAATCACTTTTCCAAAGTGAACAATCGGTGaatgaaattattgaaaagattatATTACCTAATATCATGTTGAGAGAGAATGATGAGGAAacatttgaagatgaacCTATCTTATATGTGAGGTCTGATTTGGAAGGATCCGATTTCGAttcaagaaggaaaagtGCTACTGATTTCTTGAgagaattgaaagaattgaatagCGAATTGCTAACTACAACCGTTATGAAGTATGTTAATCAATTTTTAAGCTTTGCTACAAATGATTGGAAAAACAAAGATACCGCTATTTATCTATTCAGTTCACTAGCGACGAAGGGAAGTGTAACCAATGTTGGAGTCACCTCAACCAACGTACTTGTTGATGTGGTTGactttttctccaaaaatATTGCTCATGATTTAGAATCGAACGAAGTGCATCCAATCTTACAAGTCGATGCTATTAAATACATCTTCACATTTAGAAATCAGCTCACCAAAGAACAACTTTTAATCACTATTCCTAGATTAATCAGTCACCTTGAAGTTAATTCcaatgttgttgtataCACATATTCAGCAatcacaattgaaaaattactTTCAATGACCAATTTCAGTCAAGGTCATCAACcagttttcaacaaaaatgatattgaacCATTTGTTACGCCATTGTTGACTAAATTGTTTAACTTGATTCTTATGAATAGTGTTAGCTCGCCAGAGAAATTGGCTGAAAACGAATTTCTCATGAAGTGTATTATGAGAGTATTGAACACTTGTGAAGATCTGTTTACCGAAAGAGTTCCCATCATTGACCAATTATTGCAGATTCTTAAAATCACCGCCAAAAATCCATCCAATCCTAAATTTTCTCATTATacatttgaatcattgGCATTACTTTTTAAATATGGGGCTCAACAAGATTCGAAAAATATTAATCAATATATTGAACATGCTATTCCTGGTTTACTTAATATTCTTTCTGAAGATGTTCAAGAATATGTTCCATATACATTCCAAATCTTGGCTTATTTATTGGAGAACTACCCCAAATCGGGTGGATTACCAGAAACTTATAAATCATTAATTCAACCATTGATGTCACCTTCAGTATGGCAATTCAAGGGAAACATCCCAGGAATCACAAGGTTactaatttcaattttggaacaTGATCCAACATTTTTCGTCGAAGCCAACCATTTAACTCCATTATTGggagtttttcaaaacttatTAGCTAGTAAAGCCAATGATACATatggatttgatttgattcaaagtATATTGTTTAATGTCCCATTGACTTCATTACAACCATATTTAAGCAACATTGCTCGTTTGATCCTTACTaggttgcaaaaatcaCGTACTGATAAATTTGTTAAACGATTTGTCGTGTTTTTGAATGTTGTGACAACTGTCAATTTAAGTGATGTGAAATATACAAATAGTGATGCGATATCGGGAGGTGACTTTATCatacaattgattgattcaGTACAACTGGGATTATTTGGACAAATTTATTCATCGTTTATGTTGTCCACATCATCAGTATTGGCTAATTTACAAGATAAgaaaattgtcaatattgGTATTAGTGTCTTGTTGACGAATCCTAATTTCCAATCACATTATAGTAATTTAGTTGTTGATACCATTGAAAGATTGATTGAGAATTTAAATTCCTACGAAGGTATAGCTAAGGGAAACACTAGTGCCGTGAGCAATGGAGCCAACATTGCAGTTGGTTCTGTGTCTACTGGCGGATTGAATGAATTAGATTCAGACTTATCTACATTTGGATCTCATTATTCTAAATTGGCAGCAATTGCCAATTCACCATTTGATCCATTATCTtcacaaatcaaaaataatgattttgaattaaTTAAATCAACTATATTGGCAAATattaaaaaagttgatggatcaattttgaatcaattgaatggaGATACTCAAACATTGTTACAAAAAATGGCATACTAG
- a CDS encoding Ade4 phosphoribosylpyrophosphate amidotransferase gives MCGILGIVLANQHINVAPELFEGAMFLQHRGQDAAGIATCGPKGRLYQCKGNGMARDVFTQQRMLNLIGNMGICHLRYPTAGSSAGSEAQPFYVNSPYGISLSHNGNLVNSIELRKHLDEVVHRHINTDSDSELLLNIFASEMDKFNKSRVNNADVFTALAETMQRIRGAYACVAMLAGYGLIGFRDPNGIRPLLIGERVNENGTKDFMLSSESVVLKSHGFKKFRDVHPGEAVIIQKNGDPEFKQVVKPKIFAPDIFEYVYFARPDSVLDGVSVYRSRIEMGIKLANKIKRDMDENDIDVVISVPDTARTSAFQCAVSLGKPYREGFVKNRYIGRTFIMPNQQERRSSVRRKLNAMDSEFENKNVLIVDDSIVRGTTSKEIVLMAREAGAKKVYFASCAPPIRYNHIYGIDLADTKALVGFNRTEEEISEVIGADKVIYQDLHDLVDCCKSDKIKEFEVGVFTGAYITGVEDNYLQELEKIRAQNQRLTELQNGTALKGFSVDACIDQGDMVDVKAEVDISIYNRGDY, from the coding sequence ATGTGTGGTATACTAGGTATTGTATTGGCTAATCAACATATCAATGTTGCCCCTGAGTTATTTGAAGGAGCCATGTTTTTACAACATCGTGGTCAAGATGCCGCTGGTATTGCAACTTGTGGGCCCAAGGGTAGATTATACCAGTGTAAAGGAAATGGAATGGCCCGCGATGTTTTCACTCAACAAAGGATGTTGAATCTTATTGGAAATATGGGAATTTGTCATTTGCGTTATCCAACTGCTGGTTCAAGTGCCGGATCAGAAGCTCAACCTTTCTATGTCAATAGTCCCTATGGTATTTCTTTGAGTCATAATGGTAATTTGGTCAACTCAATAGAGTTGAGAAAACATTTAGATGAAGTTGTTCATCGTCATATCAATACTGATTCCGATTCGGAATTGTTATTGAATATCTTTGCTTCGGAAATGGACAAGTTTAATAAAAGTAGAGTCAATAATGCTGATGTGTTTACCGCGTTGGCTGAGACCATGCAAAGAATTAGAGGTGCTTATGCTTGTGTTGCCATGTTGGCAGGATATGGTCTTATTGGATTCAGAGATCCAAATGGTATTAgaccattgttgattggtgAAAGAGTTAATGAAAATGGAACCAAGGATTTTATGTTGTCATCAGAAAgtgttgttttgaaatcacatggtttcaagaaattccGTGATGTACATCCAGGAGAAGCAGtaattattcaaaaaaatgGTGATCCTGAATTTAAACAAGTTGTTAAACCAAAGATTTTTGCACCTGATATTTTTGAGTATGTTTATTTCGCTAGACCTGATTCAGTATTGGATGGTGTATCAGTATACAGATCCAGAATCGAAATGGGAATTAAATTAGCCAACAAGATTAAACGTGATatggatgaaaatgatattgatgttgtCATATCTGTTCCTGATACTGCAAGAACTAGTGCTTTCCAATGTGCTGTCAGTTTAGGTAAACCTTATCGTGAAGGGTTTGTTAAAAATAGATATATCGGGAGAACATTCATCATGcccaatcaacaagaaagaaGATCATCAGTGAGGAGGAAGTTGAATGCTATGGATTcagaatttgaaaataaaaatgtTCTTATTGTTGACGACTCAATAGTAAGAGGTACAACTTCAAAGGAGATTGTCTTGATGGCAAGAGAAGCTGGTGCCAAAAAGGTGTATTTTGCATCATGTGCTCCCCCAATCAGGTACAATCATATTTACGGTATCGATTTAGCTGATACTAAAGCCCTTGTTGGGTTCAATAGAACCGAAGAAGAAATTTCCGAAGTAATTGGAGCAGACAAGGTGATTTATCAAGATTTACATGATTTAgttgattgttgtaaatCCGACAAGattaaagaatttgaagttggtgtCTTTACCGGTGCTTATATCACTGGGGTTGAAGATAACTATTTAcaggaattggaaaaaattaGGGCTCAAAATCAACGTTTAACTGAATTACAAAACGGTACTGCATTGAAAGGATTTAGTGTTGATGCATGTATAGATCAAGGAGATATGGTTGATGTTAAAGCTGAAGTTGATATAAGTATTTACAATCGTGGTGATTACTAA